TGTTCAGAAAAAACAGATTGGCTTAAAAAACTCGGCAGCGCGGAGGAACTTACTCCATATGCGATTACTGCCCGCTATCCCGGTGAGGATGAAAAGGTTACCAAAAAAGAGGCAATACGGGCCATTAATCTTGCTGCCGATGTGAGACGTGTAGTCAGAAAAGCTTTATCCAACGAAGGCTTCAATCTTTAACAAAGCATGCGCTTTTTTCAATATGTAAAAAGGATTTTTATACGGAAGCATTGGAGAACTGAACATATTCAGAATTCATACAATGAGAAAGAGATTGAGAGAGCTTCAACTATCTGAGATTTCCGGATATTTCAAATTGAGGAGAGCAGGAAAGAACTCCAGCTTAAATCTATGTTAAAATTGACAGTAGGGGATTAACAAAATCTTGATTTTTATACCTGTATTTTGTTAACCTTAATTTTTTGTCAATCTTAATTTAAGGGATAGTTATGGATGACCTTACCTTTTTAAATCAAATAGAAGAGATATCCGGAGAAAAGATATCCACATGCTATCAGTGTTATAAGTGTACGGCTGGCTGTCCGGTTGCAACTGAAATGGATATTTATCCACACAGGATCATACGGCATATTGTCCTCGGAGACAGGGAGAAGGTACTCAAATCAAAGACCATATGGACATGCCTCATGTGTATCACATGCAGTGTGAGATGTCCGAACGACATAGATATCGCCCATGTTTTTGATACATTAAGGAAGGTTGCGGTAATGGAACATATGGAAGCGGAAACAGATACATGGAGATTCGATAAGCTTTTTCTCGACAGCGTTGCAAAACATGGCAGACTCCATGAAATAGAAACAA
The sequence above is a segment of the Pseudomonadota bacterium genome. Coding sequences within it:
- a CDS encoding 4Fe-4S dicluster domain-containing protein, whose product is MDDLTFLNQIEEISGEKISTCYQCYKCTAGCPVATEMDIYPHRIIRHIVLGDREKVLKSKTIWTCLMCITCSVRCPNDIDIAHVFDTLRKVAVMEHMEAETDTWRFDKLFLDSVAKHGRLHEIETILKYKLEKKDLFSDTKMGIGMFLKGRMGVFPHNIKDRKQLRKIFKKIDSK